GCGTCCCCACCGAGACGAAGTACCAAGACAGCACGGGCGTGATCGGAGAACTCGTCGGATGAGTGGCCAATCGAAACCAGGACGACATCGACTGATCACCTTGTTACTGTCTCTCCTCGTTGCTGGAATTTGCGGCCCGGAGAACAACAGGATCAGTGCCGCTGATGGACCGAACGAGTCATCGAAGACGCTTCCGGACATGAAATTCGTTTCGGTCGCGTCGGGTGAATACGTGCGGGGGTTTGAGTCCTCAAACCAACGTGAACGACATTTCGCGATCGTCCACCAATACAGTAACTCGCAAAACTTCGGAAACGAGAAGCCCTCGCATCGTGTGAAGATCAGCAAGGGGTTTGCCATCGCCGCGACCGAAGTCACTGTGGCTCAATTTCGCAAGTTCGTCGAAGCAACGAATCACAAAACGGACGCGGAAAAGAACGGCGGAGCACTCGGCTGCTTTCCAGATGAACGGGATTACGTTGATCGCTTCCATAAATCTCCGGAGATCACTTGGCGAACTCCGGGGTTTGAACAATCGGACGAACATCCCGTCGTCTGTGTGAGCTGGAACGATGCAAACGCATTTTGTCAGTGGCTCTCGAAAGAGGACGGTCAGAAATACCGCTTGCCGAGTGAAGCGGAATGGGAATACGCGTGCCGTGCCGGAAAATCGACTTGGTATTCCTGGGGAGAAGATCCCGATTTGGCCTACGAACATGGCAACGTTGCGGATGGAGCATTGGAAGCCGCACAGCCTAAGACTACACAATACCAACGTGCCGTTCGACTCGGAGCAGACGAGGGGGACGGTGTCGTCTTCACGGCAAAGGTTGGAAGTTACCGACCGAACCCGTGGGGGCTTTTCGATATGCATGGCAACGTCTGGGAATGGTGCCAAGACCGCTGGGCTTCCGATGAATATGAACGCTATTTCGACGGGGTCCCTCGTCAGAAGCGGAAAGATGTCGTCGTCACCGATCCAGTGTTTCTGGAAAAAACAGAACAACACGAATTCGGTGATTGGCGTTCGATTCGCGGCGGTGGTTGGACATGTGCGCCCGCGGCCGTTCGGTGCTCGATCCGCACGTTCGCCGAAGCGGCTGACGCAACTGTCTACACTGGTTTTCGAATCGTCAGAGAACTTCCTTAGACGGCACGACGAATCAAGCTGATCTTCCAACAACACCGGTTCCGTGCCCTTCCTCAATGAGTCTGCAAACAATGCGTTGTGTTATCGTCCTTGGAATTCTACTCGGCAGCGTCTCAGGAATTGTTGCTGAGGATCGCATTGAACGCGCGCTCTCATTTGGAAGTCGAACGGCGAACACGGTCTTCCGCGATCGCGTCTCTCCGAATTGGCTACCGGGAAATGAGGCATTCTGGTACCGAGTGCAAACTGGCTCGCAATCGCATGAGTTCGTACTGATCGACGCGAAAACAGGCGAACGCAAGACCGCGAAGCGTTTGCCGGAACTCGAACTTCCGAAGGCCAATCCGGAACGCACGTCTCAGTTGACGGCTCGGCACCGACGGACCCGACGAAATGGAAATGAATCGGAAATCATTTTCGTCAATCAACTCAAAATGGATGTTCGCATCTATTGGCTTAATCACGACGGCCGCCGCATTCCCTACGGGTTGATCAAACCAAGCGACACGCGTCCTCAACACACGTTCGCCGGGCACGTCTGGTTGATCGAGAGTTCCACCGGTGAAGAACTCGCGACCATCGAGGCCAGCGAGACTTCCCGAATTGTGGAAATCGACGGCAAAATGCGGTCGCGGGAACAGACAGAGAAACGACGAAAACCCCGTGGAACGCCTTCCGCCAATGGTCGATGGTCTGCGTGGGTCGATGACGGGATTGTCATGCTCGAAGATCGAGAAACGGGAGAGACGACCCAACTCAAAACGGACTTCGATGGAAAATCGCCGTACCGTGGCCGCATCTTTTGGGCACCGAACTCGTCTGCTTTCGTTGTCAGTAATACGGCCCCGGTCTCCCGCCGTGAAGTGACGATCGTCGAGTCATCCCCGACCGATCAACTTCAACCCAAACGGGTCGAGTTCAAATACACCAAACCCGGTGATCCACTGCCGAAGCCTGTCCCGGTCTTGTTTCGAGTTAATGACGCGGACCATCAATGGCAGGCCATATCCACCAAATTGTTTCCGAATCCATTCACGCAATCGGATTCTTTGCCGGTGATTTGGTCGCC
This portion of the Thalassoroseus pseudoceratinae genome encodes:
- a CDS encoding formylglycine-generating enzyme family protein, which codes for MSGQSKPGRHRLITLLLSLLVAGICGPENNRISAADGPNESSKTLPDMKFVSVASGEYVRGFESSNQRERHFAIVHQYSNSQNFGNEKPSHRVKISKGFAIAATEVTVAQFRKFVEATNHKTDAEKNGGALGCFPDERDYVDRFHKSPEITWRTPGFEQSDEHPVVCVSWNDANAFCQWLSKEDGQKYRLPSEAEWEYACRAGKSTWYSWGEDPDLAYEHGNVADGALEAAQPKTTQYQRAVRLGADEGDGVVFTAKVGSYRPNPWGLFDMHGNVWEWCQDRWASDEYERYFDGVPRQKRKDVVVTDPVFLEKTEQHEFGDWRSIRGGGWTCAPAAVRCSIRTFAEAADATVYTGFRIVRELP